Proteins co-encoded in one Cucurbita pepo subsp. pepo cultivar mu-cu-16 chromosome LG15, ASM280686v2, whole genome shotgun sequence genomic window:
- the LOC111811162 gene encoding glycine cleavage system H protein, mitochondrial-like → MALRMWASSTANALRLSSASKTHLSSPFSLSRCFSTVLDGLKYASSHEWVKHEGEVATVGITDHAQDHLGEVVFVDLPESGGSVSQGKSFGAVESVKATSDINSPISGEIVEVNPQLKDSPGLINSSPYEGGWMIKVKPSNPAELDSLFGPKEYTKHCEEEDAAH, encoded by the exons aTGGCACTTAGAATGTGGGCTTCTTCTACTGCTAATGCACTCAGACTTTCATCTGCATCTAAAACCCATCTCTCTtctccattctctctctccagATGCTTTTCCACCG TTTTGGATGGACTGAAGTATGCTTCTTCTCATGAGTGGGTGAAGCATGAGGGTGAGGTTGCTACTGTTGGCATCACTGACCATGCTCAG GACCATCTAGGAGAAGTGGTGTTTGTGGATCTGCCAGAATCAGGTGGTTCAGTTTCTCAAGGTAAGAGCTTTGGAGCAGTGGAAAGTGTCAAAGCAACAAGTGATATCAACTCCCCAATCTCTGGTGAAATTGTTGAAGTTAACCCACAGCTTAAGGATTCTCCTGGTTTG ATCAATTCAAGTCCATATGAAGGGGGATGGATGATAAAAGTGAAGCCAAGCAATCCAGCTGAATTGGATTCGTTGTTTGGTCCAAAGGAATATACAAAGCATtgtgaggaagaagatgcagCCCACTAG